A stretch of the Solanum dulcamara chromosome 6, daSolDulc1.2, whole genome shotgun sequence genome encodes the following:
- the LOC129893176 gene encoding uncharacterized protein LOC129893176 encodes MLPQLPKAPWKNLNLHRMIHPRFKFNLWLAVQHRLATVERLQKIGIQVPMNCIFCNQEEDYFDHLFFNCHYSKQVWSRSLKWLGIHISIGSWQQELNWMCKVAKKKNAHAERLDVLLAVQHRLTTVERLQRIGIQVPMNCIFCNQEEDYFDHLFFNCHYSKQVWSRSLKWLGIHISIGSWQQELNWMCKVAKKKNAHAERLDVLLAVQHRLATVERLQKIGIQVPMNCIFCNQEEEYFDHLFFNCPYSKQVWSRSLKWLGIHRSIGSWKQELDWMCKVAKKKNAHAEITCCTFATVVYNIWRDRNTLRLRKGQVTVTRTCKDIAMHLHIQGRNTAAWQTVLNMLNPFP; translated from the coding sequence ATGCTGCCTCAGTTACCTAAAGCTCCATGGAAGAATCTCAACCTCCATAGAATGATACACCCTAGGTTCAAGTTTAATTTGTGGCTAGCAGTGCAACACAGGTTAGCTACAGTGGAAAGACTTCAGAAGATTGGAATTCAAGTACCAATGAACTGCATTTTCTGTAATCAGGAGGAGGACTACTTTGATCATCTGTTCTTCAACTGTCATTATAGCAAGCAGGTCTGGTCCAGATCTCTGAAGTGGCTGGGAATTCATATAAGTATAGGTTCATGGCAACAAGAACTAAACTGGATGTGTAAGGTAGCAAAGAAGAAAAATGCTCATGCTGAAAGACTGGATGTGTTGCTAGCAGTGCAACACAGGTTAACTACAGTGGAAAGACTTCAGAGGATTGGAATTCAAGTACCAATGAACTGCATTTTCTGTAATCAGGAGGAGGACTACTTTGATCATCTGTTCTTCAACTGTCATTATAGCAAGCAGGTCTGGTCCAGATCTCTGAAGTGGCTGGGAATTCATATAAGTATAGGTTCATGGCAACAAGAACTAAACTGGATGTGTAAGGTAGCAAAGAAGAAAAATGCTCATGCTGAAAGACTGGATGTGTTGCTAGCAGTGCAACACAGGTTAGCTACAGTGGAAAGACTTCAGAAGATTGGAATTCAAGTACCAATGAACTGCATTTTCTGTAATCAGGAGGAGGAGTACTTTGATCATCTGTTCTTCAACTGTCCTTATAGCAAGCAGGTCTGGTCCAGATCTCTGAAGTGGCTGGGAATTCATAGAAGTATAGGTTCATGGAAACAAGAACTAGACTGGATGTGTAAGGTAGCAAAGAAGAAAAATGCTCATGCTGAAATCACATGCTGCACTTTTGCAACGGTTGTATATAACATATGGAGAGATAGGAACACTTTGAGACTCAGGAAGGGCCAAGTAACGGTCACAAGAACCTGTAAGGACATAGCAATGCATCTGCACATACAAGGAAGGAACACTGCAGCATGGCAAACTGTTTTGAACATGCTGAATCCTTTTCCTTAG